Proteins from a single region of Chlorocebus sabaeus isolate Y175 chromosome 7, mChlSab1.0.hap1, whole genome shotgun sequence:
- the LOC140712065 gene encoding C-X-C motif chemokine 5-like, with product MSLLSSSAAPVPGASGSLCALLALLLLLTPPGPRSPAGPVAAALRELRCSCLQTTQGVQPEKISNLQVFAIGPQCSEVEVVASLKNGKEVCLDPQAPFLKKVIQKILDGYLSL from the exons ATGAGCCTCCTGTCCAGCAGCGCGGCCCCTGTCCCGGGTGCTTCGGGCTCCTTGTGCGCGCTGCtggcgctgctgctgctgctgacgcCGCCAGGGCCCCGCAGCCCAG ctGGTCCTGTCGCTGCTGCGTTGAGAGAGCTGCGTTGCAGTTGTTTACAGACCACGCAGGGAGTTCAACCCGAAAAGATCAGTAATCTGCAGGTGTTCGCCATAGGCCCGCAGTGCTCTGAGGTGGAAGTGGT agCCTCCCTGAAGAACGGGAAGGAAGTTTGTCTTGATCCACAAGCCCCTTTTCTAAAGAAAGTCATCCAGAAAATTTTGGACGGGTACTTGTCACTttga
- the LOC103235798 gene encoding uncharacterized protein codes for MSSREVTPPGKDVARYLRGSKGSDPRSTVLGSRSAPRRRNLGISESGGLSLPLQGFGAESEHSTVGGSYARQADLAFTRECPHPTPPQRRGCAFLPDAGSIWISGNFPGPGLRAFQPQPCIKGVHHAQRATEPRPQAAPCQLSLSSHSRPKRLLSPMASPALSTAPSNLRLLRVALLLLLLVAASRRAAGASLVTELRCQCLQTLHGIHPKNIQSVNVKAPGPHCAQTEVIATLKNGQKACLNPTSPMVKKIIGKMLNNGKSN; via the exons ATGTCTTCCAGAGAAGTAACTCCCCCCGGTAAGGATGTAGCGCGGTACCTACGTGGTTCTAAGGGATCAGACCCGCGAAGCACTGTACTGGGTTCACGCAGCGCCCCTCGCAGGCGCAATCTCGGTATCTCGGAGAGCGGTGGGCTCTCGCTCCCCCTCCAGGGATTTGGGGCAGAAAGTGAACATTCCACAGTTGGCGGGAGTTACGCAAGACAGGCAGACTTGGCCTTCACTCGTGAgtgcccccaccccactccaccccaaaGGCGGGGCTGCGCCTTCCTTCCGGACGCGGGATCGATCTGGATCTCCGGGAATTTCCCTGGCCCAGGGCTCCGGGCTTTCCAGCCCCAGCCATGCATAAAAGGGGTTCACCATGCTCAGAGAGCCACAGAGCCCAGGCCACAAGCAGCTCCCTGCCAGCTCTCCCTCTCATCGCACAGCCGCCCGAAACGCCTGCTGAGCCCCATGGCCTCCCCAGCTCTCTCCACCGCCCCTAGCAATCTCCGGCTCCTGCGGGTGGCGCTGCTGCTTCTGCTCCTGGTGGCCGCCAGCCGGCGCGCAGCAG GAGCGTCCCTGGTCACTGAACTGCGCTGCCAGTGCTTGCAGACCCTGCACGGAATTCACCCCAAGAACATCCAAAGTGTGAATGTGAAGGCCCCAGGACCCCACTGCGCCCAAACCGAAGTCAT AGCCACACTCAAGAATGGGCAGAAAGCTTGTCTCAACCCCACATCCCCCATGGTTAAGAAAATCATCGGAAAGATGCTGAACAA TGGCAAATCCAACTGa